The genomic DNA GGGTGGGTGGAGCAGGACCCTGTCAAACTTCATCATGCTACTCAGAAAGGAATGCTTCCTTCCTTTAACACAATGGGGCCCTGGAGTAACAAAACCACAAAGAGACGCCTCAGTGAAGGACTTCAGTGGTCACTTTCTGCATTGAGATCAAGTGAGCCTGAGTCTCCCAACACTGCCCAAATGGCTCATCAATATCTGAAAttaatatacattttctttaaaggaCCTCGGTGGGGAAAATACAGGTAAAGCAAAGAACttccagttttttatttttaaaaattatttaacaagGAAAACAGTCaatcaagattttaaaaattagagtgGATTAATGTACAACATAACAGTCAACTTAAAATATGAGCCCCTTTACTTAGAGCCACAGAGGCCAACAGTCCTCATTGGAACAGCAGGTGTGCACAGTTGATGTTCTGACCTTTATTTGACAACACGGAAATACAAAAGTCATACAGCTTCCaccacctcccttctctccagAGTTCAATACTTGTCTAGAGCAGTACTCAGACTTTTAAAACgcagttgtatttttaaaaatatctacaaCTAATCTCATGAGAACACTCTTAAAACAAttcttataaaaaacaaacaccttAAAATAAATTTGTGGCACATCAGACAGCTTAaagaaatagcaaaaataaaaactaatgtcTAATGTTTAAGAattatcatctctctctctctcttttttagaaACCACCCAGGCAAAATTAATTAATTCTGCTTCTCATAATTAGCAGAGATAATTACATGAAGCGGAATGCACCATTTTCTGATCCTTGGTTATAGCTGCCAGCTTAAGAGTTTATGACTAAATACAAAGGAAGATAAGACTAAGCTCACACATTCTGGAATgaggaaaacaaacatttctccTTATAAAGTTTTTGTCTATCTTCATATTCAAGTCATGAGAAAGTTCACAGCAGTTAAAAGGCTGATTCTACAGGTGGCTGACTAAAACCAACCACATCCACATCACACGTCACACACAGCATTCCTACAGGAACACTAGGTAAACACAGTTCTGTGTTACCAACTCACACTGTTAAGTGCTGGAGCAAACAGCATTGAACAGGCTTACACAGGTTAGGTATCATAGCTCTTAGAACACTTCATTTTCATACTTTCCAATGTGTGAACAAAGCTTAAAATAACTAACTAACTGCCTTAAAGGAATATGTTCATTTGTGACAGCTGGCCAGGCACTTAAATTCAGGAAGAGAGGCTTTGCGATTTTGAGGTAAACCAGAACTCTCTTTAGTAACCACACATTCTAAATCCACTTTTTGATACCACCCCAACTACTCAGCTTTTAAGTTTGTCACTGTTGGACCAAAATCTATACCCTGTGGGACATAAGCTACCAAGAGCATCTGAAGCCTCAATTGGCTCCTTTTGTATATGTATTACTGTGCTCAGAACAAACTGGACACCAActaaagacatacacatacaaagaatATGGTCAAAAGAAGCCAAGAGGAGTAACTTTCTCCCTAAACGGACACTAAGTTTAATAGACTTTTTAGGTATACATCACCAGTCACAGAGACACATTAAAACAGAACAAGCCCGAGGTGATGGCCTCAGCAGCTTCAGAAAGATGACAGAGCAATGCTCTAAAAGGCAGTGTTTAGGAATGCAAACCACACTTGAATGGTCCCAGCATTAGCACTGAGAAGCACAGTGtatgtttcttctctcttctgaatTAGTTCCATGGTGATGGGGAATTTGCCTAACAATGAAAATTCATATTAGAAAGTAAAGGATCAGCCAGGTGCGGTGGAtcgtgcctgtaattccagcacaagTTTACACAAGAGGACTGACTGCTGAGAGTTTTGAtaccagccagaactacacagcaAGGTCCTGTCACAAAGAACCCAGAGGATTTCAGGTTTTTAGGTTTTacaagaacagaagagaaagtgcTATTTTGGAATTAGTTTCATTTTTTCAATCAAGGTATTCAATTTTACTTTTTCATCAGAATTACTGAGCTGAGTTTAAGTAttatcacaaaaaacaaaacctactaATGAATTACCTGCAAATGGAAATACCAAGCCCTATATACCAAGCATTAATGGCATTTTACATTCCTTTCTCAAACAGCAAAGAAGCCCTCTTGATTTGTACAAATGCATCAGCTTTTGTTATTTGGAACACTTATTTATTgacatattttaaatacttttaaaaagctatATAGATTAAAGAACAGTTAGCcgaaaggggagagagacagagcttTGAACTCTGGCTTTAGTTTCCATGTGGCTAAAAATAAGGGTCTGAAATTGTAAAAATTTCTAAGCTTATCCCACTGCACACCAAGTGTTTCCAGTCCTGGTATAGGACCACACTTTTATCTTGTAGCGTTAACAGCAGGCACCAGGAAAAAATCTGTAAGTAACGGGCAGGGAGCAAAAATGGGTGAATTTTTTCTGTGATGCTATCTGGCTTGCTCAAGTTTTGAAACCATGACCTTGGTCCATTAGCACCATGGTTTATCCAACTGAAATAATTATTCAAGCCCCTGTGGGATGCCTGAACTGTTATAGGATGAGGCAAGGGGGAGAGTAAGAAGGGGACTAAGGGCaactcccctctctctttctctccctccctccctccctccctccctccctctctctctctctctatgccaTGAGGAAACATTGCAGCAAAGATATAATCTGTCTGCTAATAAACTATATTTGAGTTTGGAAGAATCATTGATCATAGCTATAAAATAATAACATACCAATTTTTATAGTATTTGACTAACTATAGATGGAATTTCCTAGTATGACCCAAATTTGGTTATAATGGAAGTTCATTGAATACTAGAGTATCAGTTAACTAGAAGAAATTAGAAATATTCATAGGTAGTAATCTACCAGAAAAAAGATTAGATGAAAATTAAGTGAAATTACTCATAATTGTTTCAGTATCATCTTTCTCTTGGGAGAACCCAAACAGGGAAACTATCTTCATGTACATAGACATGGCATCTGCCATCGGGTGGATACACCTTTCCCTCAAAGATAGATGGCTCATAGTCACTTTCCTATATAATGGTTCTTGAAACGTCTATCCCActtacaaattgtaaaggaagctTACAGACCACTTTTAGGAAAAAGGCACTTTGCTGTGAAAGTTGGATTTAATTTCATGCAGCTGAGAAGACTAGGATGGACTCAAGTCAGTATTCATGTTTGCATTTATGAACACAGAGCAGATGCCAGTTTATAGAATAGAGCTCATCACAGTACAAATCAACCAATCAACAACAATAGTTGTATTCTTAGGAAAACAGTAATTTATGACATTGCCCCCCAAACTAACAAGGCCAAGTTCAACAGttaggagagggagaaaaaaaaaaccaaaaaacaaaaaaaccccagcagTTGCTACCTTAGAGCTTAAGAAACTTATCAACAGAATTGCATGTATACAGTTTGGTTCTCTGTATCAGAGTGTAAATTGCTTTTCAGAGGACAAACCCGGTTGGCAGAGGGTGTTTGTTTCTAAGGAGGAGAACCCAGATCAGAAAATTACTGGGGAGTAACAGGCGCATTTCTCTGGTCAGACAGCCGAGTGAGGAGGTAGTTATTCTGAGGAGGTCTCAGATTAGATGACTGTGCTCATCTATTGAGtcagagaagcaggaagcaggagctTCAATGAGATGCAGAGAGCAGCAGGGACACTTCTCCTCCAGGGTTGTCAGAACCAGGGCATCAGTGCAGCTGAAAGAGATGGAATGTATGAGAAACAAGGGCAAGAGACTAAGTGTGAATCAAGACATTTCAAACTTGTCCTACCTTGAAAGTGGCTCTTTTCTGATGACAGACTTCTAAAGGGTCTAGAAAAGAACAGtgtcatttgttttctatatTGTGAATCTTCAAACTCTTGTCCACTCCACAAACATGCTACATATAGGTCACAAACTGCTAATACTAAAAATAGGAAACTGTCTGTAGAATAAATGCTGAAAGAATAAATTAGCCCTTAGCACTCTCTGAAAGGGTGCCATGagggaaataattttttaaattgtgtgtgtgtgtgtgtgtgtgtgtgtgtgtgtgtgtgtgatcagtgcctatggaggccagaggaagggtATTGGATTCCTTGGGGTTGAAGTCACCTAATatagatgctgggaaatgaatcaggttctctagaagagaaCTAAGTATTCCTAGCCATTGGGCCATGTCTCCAACTTCCAGAAAAGTTATTTTCTAgttacaaattcatggaaactctCATTTAAATTGCAAAAGACAGTAGTGTTCACTCGATTTGGAACAGCCTAATGCTAAATAGTTATGAGAACACACACTCACCTTATTACATTACCACACAGGGCAACCCCATACAACCTTGAGTGCCATCATCATTGCTGTTGAGCTTTTTCATTCGGTACTGGCGTATCTCCCTTACTAGTGTGTAAAAGGCATCTTCCACAccctattaaaagaaaaaggatgaaagaaaacaaacaaaaaactgccaCAGTCTAAAGTGCAAGCACTTCTTTGTGTGGATTCAAATACTAAACCAAGTGTCAATAAATTAGGGTGACTTAGTGTGGTAATTTGAATAGGAATGAtgcccacagactcatgtgtttgagtgcttggcccacagggagtggcactattaggaggtgtggccttcttggaggttcacagtgtgtcactgtggaggcgggttTTGAGGTCTTCTATTCTCAAACTACCCCCCAGGGTAGCACACAGTctcccttctgctgcctgtggatcaccatgtagagctctcagttccttctccagcaccatgtctatctgcatggtcaccatgtcccaccatgataatggactgaacctctgaaactgtaagcaagccccaattaaatgttctcctttataagagttgccatggccatggtgtctcttcacagcaatagaaaccttaaataAGACAACCATGAAGAAGACACTAAGCCCAGCATTTCTAGGGGATCACACCGATAGGCTGATAAAGAAATGGCATGATTGTTTCACAAAGGTAGTCCAGCAAAGAGAAAAGGGCAATGTGGGGTACAGAATAGACTGTAACTACCAAATATGAGGACTCCCTTCAGGAGAGTTAAGCCTTCAATAGCGGGGAGTGGTAATAGAATACCGATTCGTGCTTACAAGTATGTTTAAGTTATTCACTAGAAAAATTTAAGCCTGCTAATGCAGGAATTAAAATGCCACAGAACAGTgtgacagacaaacagacacacagatgaacaaaaacccaaaaccaaccaaacaaaaatcatcaGAAAGTCATTACAAAGAACATAGACTACACCTCTAGCACACTTGACCAACCAAACCTTCTGCCTTAAACAAACCCTCACACTGCTCACATCTCTAGCATACCTGTCGGGTCTTGGCTGAGGTTTCAATGAATGGAATTCCATAACTCTTGGCCAGCTCATGGGCTTGCTTTGTGTCAACTGTCCTTGTTGGCAAGTCACATTTGTTCCCGACCAGCACCATAGGCacatcatcagagtctttcaCTCGTTTAATCTGCTCTCTAAACAGAGAAAACAGTAGCAGACCATAAGAAAAATAACCCTTTTGTGAGGAATAAACTGGGAGGGTAAGAGGAGGTGGtaaatcctttttgtttttattactcagCTTACAAATTCTGAACACTTACAACTATAGACCTATATACTAAGGATGTTGGTTTAGACTTGGTGTAGCAACCAAAATGAGACTGTGCCTATCAATTAACTTACTAGAAATAGCTGGCTCCTATATCCCAACACATGTCCTCGTTAGGCTCCTAGATTTTTCCAAAAAGCTTGGCTCTGGATTTCACTGAAAACTACAAACAGTACTTTAGATTAAGCTTAGAAGTATAAAAAGTAGAGCTTATAGATTCTAAATGACTTAAAAAATTTTTAACttatattaatttgtgtgtgcattcacCATGacgtgcatgtggaggtcagaggaaaacccCGAGaagctggttttctccttctaccttatgggtcctggggaatcaaactcaggttatcaagcTTGGTAGTAGGTACCTCTGCCCACTGGGCTGTCTTGCTGATCCCTAAATAACTTTTGAAGCTCCCTTTACAACACTATTTAATGGAAGATAATTAAGTCACTCATTAAGATGGTTAGTGCCCTAATACTTTCCTCAAACAAAATTATAGCTGGAAGCCCAAGATAGGTAACACCAAGAAAATTCTACATTTGTTCTTAATAAATGTATGCGCACGCAGGCATGTGTACAGATCTGAAACTaccaaagaaaacattcttttttttttttttggtttttcaagaaagggtttctgtgtggctttggagcctgtcctggaactcactctgtagaccaggctggcctcgaactcacagaaacccacctacctctacctcctgagtgctgggattaaaggcctgtgccattaCATCTGGCAAAGATAGCTTTCTTTTCAGTGTCTATATACATAATATAGCACCCAGTACATTCTAGAAGTTACTGTTTTAGATTCTCTTGACAAAGAACTTTTTGTGATAATAGAAACTGGCATCCAACATGGTAGCTTCTCCTGAGCATTTTTGTCAGTTGCTTCTGTGGCCAATAAACTAATTCTTCCATTTTGTGTAAATGTTAAATAACCGTATCTGGCCATGCCTACTACACTCTACCCTTGGATTTCAGTCACATACCCCAACTGTATCCTACTGGCTATCTACATAAATGCTTTAGTATAATGTAAGGTCTCTTTGCCAGTTCCCatccccaaacacaaaacaaaacaaaacaaggctgggcggtggcagtgcacgcctttaaacccaacatgcgggaggaggcagaggcaggtggatctgagttcaaggccagtctggtctaggagcaagttccaggacagctaggactgttacagagaaatctgtcttgaaaaaaaccaaaccaaccaaacaaaaaaaaaaccagaaaaataaaaaaaaacaagcaaacaaacaaaaacccaaaacaaaaaacctcaaataAACCAAGATGACCCACCCTCAaactccctcccccccaaaaaaacccagggTTTTACTATTTATCTTGTTATCTAAACCAGGGAAggcttgaactcttaatcctcttgccttggcttcccaagtACCACAGTGGTAGTTGCCTATGTTAAGGATATTGTAAACCAGCCCAAACTCCTGGAGCATGTTGCTGACGGTCACTGCTGTTCCTACATTACTCAACCTTCTGTGAGGATCAGACACAATTTCTTCTCAATGTCAGTGTACTTTTTCTAAGCAAGCATATACAACCTGACTAGACAGCTATCATGCCTGCAGTATGCTCAATGAAGTTCACAGGGGTTTCATGACATTGCAGAATAAGCTCACTCAATTCCCTCTTCACCTATTCTTAAGTCTGTTTCTAAAGTAACATTATTTTGTTATACTGCACACATGCTACAGTGCgaaagtggaggccagaggatgggtCTTTCCTTTGACCATGTGGGgtcctgggactgaactcagttgatcaggcttggtgacaagtgccctttatcaactgagccatttcaACGACCCCACTATACATGTTTACAAGATACTTTAAATAAGTGCTTGGTCAGTGATAATGTCATCACTTGGGATCCAAGAGGAATCAGTTTTAAGATTTTGTTACCCCCACAAAGAACACCAAACTCTGAAATAGGAAATAAGCCAGCACTCAAGAGTGTAGGCAGTATGTACTATGGGCTAAGCACTGTTCTGAGTGTTTATTGTTTGCTCTTGGCAACTTTGTGAGGGAGGtatccttttattattattttttcaaggtttatttttattttttgtgtatgagtgtttctgtTGCATGTATGTCAGTGCACATATATGCCTGGTGCTCAGAGAGACCAGGGAAGGGTACCagatgctggcaattgaacctgggtcctctggaagagtaactcTTGAGCAGTTTCTCTAGCCCTGAAGGAGGTAGTCTTAATTCCTAATAAATTCAGAAACCAAGACACATAGATTTAGTGTTTTGTCCTGAAgttaaatctttatttaaaaggtttttaaataAAGCTAAATAAAGTTTAAGTAAGTTTAAAGTTTAAACAAGATTTGATCCTAAAgttaaatctttatttaaaacttAGTTAATTAATAACAGAGTCAAGTTTGGTTTCAACCTTGACAGTGCCTGAAGATAGAATAGTTCCTTAAGAGAAAGGCCTGGTGTTTGGGGGCGTCTAGCTCTGCTactaaaggaaaagggggaaaaaaatcacaactcTGAAAATCTAACAAATCACTTCTGAACTCTATGACTCTGTAAAGTAAGAATACTGGTTGGGCATGATGGGATACTGCCTGTAAtgctggcactcaggaggctgaggcaggaggattgtaaattcaaggctagcctgatacATAgcaacatcctgtctcaaaaatataaaatgaatgaataagaatgTCCTACTAGAATTTTTAGGGCCCATCTAGCTTTGAAACTTTATAGTTCTAGAAGAAAAGGCCACTTTGTGTTCTTTGGCTTTGCTACCTATGTCTTTCTGTTGCTCAGCAGCATGCTTGTTTACAAATGAGTAGTACAGTAATAGTATATTATTCACAGGAACATTGACATTCACTTTCAGTGATAACCATATTCTTAGCAAGTACTTTAACCTAACAGTAACTTCTTCTGTAAGAAAAAGGTATGTAAGtgccagtgagacagctcagtcaaTGGGCAAAGGTGCCTACTACTAAGCCAAGATCCCCAGAACCTAAGGAGAGAACTTTCAttagctgtcctctgactcctgTGACACACATGTTCCATTGCACACCTGTCCCCACTTCcacaaataatcaaaatttaaaagttgTGTGCTCCCTAATTTAGAACACACGtaaaattttcctttcagaaagtaATATTGCCAGTACCTGTAGAGGTTAATATCTGCAAATGATTTGCTATTGTTGATGGCAAATACACAGAGGAATCCTTCGCCTGTCCTCATGTATTGGTCTCTCATGGCACTGTACTCCTCTTGTCCAGCTGTGTCCAGTATGTCCAACAGACAAGTCTCACCATCAATTACCACTTGTTTTCGGTAAGAATCCTGGGAATGTGAAAGGGTGAGGTGGTGGTGGGCGCATAGGCAGGCTCAATCTTTATTTAAAACTAGAGGAAAGTAATTGCTAATAGGTagcataatctctctctctctctctctctctctctctctctctctctctctctctctctctctctctctctctctctcatgcccaggggagacagaggcaatcGGATAGATAGCGGCAAGTGGATGGATATCAGtaaattgaaggccagcctggtctacatttcaagtgtcaggacagccagggtagcacagtgagaccctgtcttaaaaataagccagcctgagctatgaggttaaaggaaaaaacaacaagaaaagcaaaatccaaaggaacaaacaaacaaccaaagaaacagattaacaaaacaacaaactccACAAACTTTTGATATGGCCTTATGGCAATAATCTCACTATTATTATAGAATATTCTCACATTTGGAAGGCCTTATCTGTGGTACTAGCAATGTGCTTATTGTTCCATGCTTATATTCGGTTCcaagaatatattaaaatgtagCCTCTGTAGATATCCGAATTTGTCTAACACCCTTGTATAGTAGTAGAACAGGTTTACACATGTAGAAATTCTTTGGTATTTTGTAAATAGGGTCTCAATAAGCAGttcaggcaagccttgaacttggaccctcctccttcagcctcttgaatgctgggctTTACACACACCTACACCAAGCCCAGTAAGGTTATGAGAATTTAACatcatgaagaaaaatgagactCATGGAGATTTAGATGATTTTTCCTCAATATTCCATAATTAAACTGCAGAGATCGAATTCCTAGGCACAATGACTCAAAATCTCAATTTGTTTCTATTCCAAATGAGACTGGACTAGCTCAAGAATGAAAACTGGAGACTATCTAGAgctctgagctttttttttttttcctgttgtatgATCTCCTACACAAACTCCTTAAACGTTACTGCTTTTGGAATACAGTACCTCAAATACCTTcttgctttctctcctctttaGTATCAAAAACCAGAAAGGATATATTCGTAAGAAAAAGCCAAAAGTGGGAGCCAGGCCAGGCAGTGGAAGGGCCTCACCTCTATGGTGGGATCATATTCATCCACAAAGTGGTTCTGGATTAACTGGATTGTCAAAGCACTTTTCCCAACACCACCTGCTCCAACCACCACCAGTTTGTACTCAGTCATTTCACACCAGCAAAAACCTGTAGGAAAGCAGCAATTACGATTAAACTGGCAAGGCAAACCTACAGTACTTCAAAGGCTTCTTTAATGAGTTACTAAAATCAGTTTCAAAGGCATTCATTCGATACACGTGGCCTTCCACTAAGTTCTCAAAAGTGATTCAAACACAAAAACAGTTGAGGTCAGTGCGGCCACGGCTTCTTGAAGACCCGCGTCTACTTTTTAATCGTACTCCGCCCCGCCCTCAACCTACAGGAAAGGAAGCCCCCGTCCTACTCGTCTTGCAAATCCAAGCTCTGGGGTTCACCTGGCACGACCTCTTCCCGAAACTCCCCTTTCCGGCTCCTAAGATCACCCCACCGCCCGCCGCAGGCAACCAGGGTCCCCCACCCAGGCCTTTGTCTCCAGCTCGCCGAGTCTCCGCGTCTTCCTGCACCCGCCAGGCATCCGCACGCCGCGGAGCCTGTCGCCACCCAGGGCAGAGCCTTACCTCAAGCTCCGCTGACCCCGCTTCGGGAGGTTCTTGGACCTCAACCTGCCAAACTGTTAGAGACCCCGAAACCGCCATGAACAGCCCCCACCCGGGAGCAGCACTTCCGGCCCCACCCGCTACGCAATCAGTAGGCGACCAGACGCCCGAGTCCCCGCCCCGGCCACGTGGGCCTGCGACTTAGGAGTCTTGCGGCTGGCCGCACCcagtccctcccctccctccccggTTTCAATAATGAAAGCGCTGGGTGCTTGTGTCTCAAAAATCAGTAAAACTTTATTCGCTTCCATTCTTTCGCCATTAACAGAAAAACGGAGAAAGCAAAAAATGTCTTGTGTTTACAAAGATAAATGGCCTCTTTACCCAGAGATCAAATACTCAAACGACAACGGGGAAGATGAAAGCGCCCTCCCCACAACCCCTGAGCTGACTCTTGTCATCTTTAGACAAAAAGCCTTCACTCACTCCACTTGCCAGAGACCCTGTTTGGGGCCAATTCAAGAGGGCAGAGAAATCAGGCCAATCCATTCCCGTGATACAAAGTTGAACAGAAGCTACACCAGGATCAAGTGCCTATATTCAACAGGACACTGGAACCAGGGGGCTATTTATAAAAAAAACAGGATTCATTTCAGgcacaacttttttattttttttgtttgttttgtttttaaatcagtaaAAGAAACTGGGTCCTAGAAGCTGCAGTGATCTAAGCAGCAGCAATTTTGTGCATTCGTcttttgtttaaatatgtttaaattatCACACTGCTGGCACACTTCATTTGCATGAAATTCTGCACCACACATACTAATTGTAGTAAAGTTATTTACCCCCatcccaggaagaaaaaaaaaaaacctatctggAAGATAATTTTCACTGAAATGTAATCAAACTCGTTAAGTGGATTGTGACAAGATTATAAATGatatgaaaataacattttaacatttgGCCATCAACTTAAGAAAATCGTTTGCTATataaatttttgtaattttttttaaaggtaatataT from Cricetulus griseus strain 17A/GY chromosome 1 unlocalized genomic scaffold, alternate assembly CriGri-PICRH-1.0 chr1_0, whole genome shotgun sequence includes the following:
- the Nras gene encoding GTPase NRas, with the protein product MTEYKLVVVGAGGVGKSALTIQLIQNHFVDEYDPTIEDSYRKQVVIDGETCLLDILDTAGQEEYSAMRDQYMRTGEGFLCVFAINNSKSFADINLYREQIKRVKDSDDVPMVLVGNKCDLPTRTVDTKQAHELAKSYGIPFIETSAKTRQGVEDAFYTLVREIRQYRMKKLNSNDDGTQGCMGLPCVVM